In a genomic window of Thunnus thynnus chromosome 16, fThuThy2.1, whole genome shotgun sequence:
- the dcaf5 gene encoding DDB1- and CUL4-associated factor 5 isoform X2 produces the protein MEKAIHARSKPVKLKGEHLSNIFCLAFDSTNKKVFSGGNDEQVILHDVERRETLNVFLHIDAVYSLSVSPVNDNVFASSSDDGRVLIWDTREPPHGEPFCLASYPSAFHSVMFNPVEPRLLATANSKEGVGLWDIRKPRSSLLRYGGSMSLQSAMSVRFNSTGTQLLALRRRLPPVLYELHSRLPSFQFDNQGYFNSCTMKSCCFAGDKDQYILSGSDDFNLYMWKIPKDPEAGGAGRVVNGAFMVLKGHRSIVNQVRFNPHTYMICSSGVEKVIKVWSPYQQPDSLGDLEGRVEDKSRSLYTHEEYISLVLNSGSGLSHDYVSQSIQEDPRMMAFFDSLVRREIEGWSSDSDSDLSEEAIMQLHARGRRSTRATPAAPVVASAAAAAAAAAAAAAAAAHHSDSDNSSSSSLAGPDASGGEEQAAADGEEQPRRRSRHQRHQSGFLVNEDSDSSEFWLDPMPRPRSPSPRDNSTLSSPTSSPSLPAGASSSSTSTSSSSSDDEERRSAVRRRNVMRRRRMHVVSRAEERPESVQALFSAIDSCSYPSISIDDLSSSSSGEEQNSLEVKPCISGGRDEDKCLSPSDFVCLSPVMSPESQENEEGSDRTEQGRHSAASPPSLDAHRTEGRASLESSDSGEACSSSAAADSNTQSRRSPGVNGQHRTVAPGYMSENLHVSSESEEDNKPQRDGPSSQKGPAQSALKRTHMRSEECESGSSPSEKKLKT, from the exons ATGGAAAAAGCCATCCATGCTCGGTCCAAGCCTGTGAAACTGAAAGGGGAGCACCTGTCCAACATCTTCTGCCTGGCCTTTGACAGCACCAACAAAAAGGTCTTCTCTGGTG GAAATGATGAACAGGTGATCCTTCATGATGTGGAGAG AAGGGAAACTCTGAACGTGTTCCTGCACATCGATGCCGTgtacagtctgtctgtcagcccGGTCAATGACAACGTGTTTGCCAGCTCGTCTGACGACGGACGCGTTCTTATCTGGGACACTCGTGAGCCACCTCACGGAG aGCCGTTCTGCTTGGCCAGTTACCCCTCAGCCTTCCACAGCGTGATGTTCAACCCCGTCGAGCCCAGACTGTTGGCGACCGCCAACTCCAAGGAGGGCGTTGGATTATGGGACATCCGCAAACCACGCAG ctcACTGCTGCGTTACGGAGGCAGCATGTCCCTGCAGAGCGCCATGAGCGTTCGCTTCAACAGCACGGGCACCCAGCTGCTGGCGCTGCGTCGCCGCCTGCCGCCCGTCCTCTACGAGCTGCACTCCCGCCTGCCCAGCTTCCAGTTCGACAACCAGGGCTACTTCAACTCCTGCACCATGAAAAGCTGCTGCTTCGCCGGGGACAAAGATCAG taCATCTTATCCGGGTCAGACGACTTCAACCTCTACATGTGGAAAATCCCAAAAGACCCAGAAGCAG gtggcGCTGGTCGTGTGGTGAACGGGGCTTTCATGGTCCTGAAGGGTCATCGCTCCATAGTGAACCAGGTTCGCTTCAACCCTCACACCTACATGATCTGCTCCTCCGGCGTGGAGAAAGTCATCAAG GTGTGGAGTCCCTATCAGCAGCCCGACAGTCTTGGAGACCTGGAGGGCCGTGTGGAGGACAAGTCACGCAGCCTCTACACCCATGAGGAATACATCAGTCTGGTGCTCAACAGCGGCAGCGGCCTGTCTCACGACTACGTCAGCCAGTCCATCCAGGAGGACCCGCGCATGATGGCTTTCTTTGACTCGCTGGTGCGTCGAGAAATCGAGGGCTGGAGCTCAGACTCTGACAGCGACCTGAGCGAGGAGGCTATCATGCAGCTCCACGCCCGTGGCCGCCGCTCTACGCGGGCTACACCGGCGGCTCCCGTCGTTGCCTcggctgctgccgctgctgctgctgctgctgccgccgctgctgctgctgctcaccacagtgactctgataactcctcctcctcctccctggctGGACCGGATGCTTCAGGAGGGGAAGAGCAAGCTGCAGCAGACGGGGAGGAGCAGCCGAGGAGGCGAAGCAGGCATCAGAGGCACCAGTCGGGCTTCCTGGTGAACGAGGACTCAGACTCGAGTGAGTTTTGGCTCGACCCCATGCCTCGGCCTCGTTCTCCGAGCCCCAGGGACAACTCCACACTGTCCAGCCCCACCTCCTCCCCTTCACTTCCTGCTGGagcctccagctcctccacatCCACTTCCAGCTCCAGCAGTGACGACGAGGAACGTCGCAGCGCAGTGAGGCGGCGCAACGTGATGAGGCGGCGACGCATGCACGTGGTCTCAAGAGCTGAGGAGCGACCCGAGTCTGTACAGGCTCTGTTTTCAGCGATCGACTCCTGCAGTTACCCGTCGATCTCAATCGATGACCTGTCTTCCTCCTCGTCCGGCGAGGAACAAAACTCTCTCGAAGTTAAGCCGTGCATCAGCGGCGGCAGAGACGAGGACAAATGTCTGAGCCCTTCGGACTTTGTGTGTCTGAGCCCAGTAATGTCTCCCGAGAGTCAAGAGAATGAGGAAGGGAGTGACAGGACTGAGCAGGGAAGACATTCAGCTGCATCTCCTCCATCACTGGATGCACACAGGACTGAAGGGAGGGCTTCTTTAGAGAGCTCCGATAGCGGAGAGGCGTGTAGCAGCTCGGCGGCTGCAGACAGTAACACTCAGAGCCGGCGTAGCCCTGGAGTGAACGGGCAGCACCGGACTGTGGCACCAGGATACATGAGTGAGAACCTCCATGTGTCCTCAGAATCAGAGGAAGACAACAAGCCACAGAGAGACGGGCCGTCCTCTCAAAAAGGCCCGGCACAGAGCGCTCTGAAACGGACTCATATGAGATCAGAGGAGTGCGAGTCAGGATCCTCACCCTCGGAAAAGAAGTTAAaaacataa
- the dcaf5 gene encoding DDB1- and CUL4-associated factor 5 isoform X1 produces MWKMKELKGCGMRSSVGFLSRRELTGQPLMKEEFQRRRLAGCTSLYKKDMLGHFGCVNAIEFSNNGGEWLVSGGDDRRVLLWHMEKAIHARSKPVKLKGEHLSNIFCLAFDSTNKKVFSGGNDEQVILHDVERRETLNVFLHIDAVYSLSVSPVNDNVFASSSDDGRVLIWDTREPPHGEPFCLASYPSAFHSVMFNPVEPRLLATANSKEGVGLWDIRKPRSSLLRYGGSMSLQSAMSVRFNSTGTQLLALRRRLPPVLYELHSRLPSFQFDNQGYFNSCTMKSCCFAGDKDQYILSGSDDFNLYMWKIPKDPEAGGAGRVVNGAFMVLKGHRSIVNQVRFNPHTYMICSSGVEKVIKVWSPYQQPDSLGDLEGRVEDKSRSLYTHEEYISLVLNSGSGLSHDYVSQSIQEDPRMMAFFDSLVRREIEGWSSDSDSDLSEEAIMQLHARGRRSTRATPAAPVVASAAAAAAAAAAAAAAAAHHSDSDNSSSSSLAGPDASGGEEQAAADGEEQPRRRSRHQRHQSGFLVNEDSDSSEFWLDPMPRPRSPSPRDNSTLSSPTSSPSLPAGASSSSTSTSSSSSDDEERRSAVRRRNVMRRRRMHVVSRAEERPESVQALFSAIDSCSYPSISIDDLSSSSSGEEQNSLEVKPCISGGRDEDKCLSPSDFVCLSPVMSPESQENEEGSDRTEQGRHSAASPPSLDAHRTEGRASLESSDSGEACSSSAAADSNTQSRRSPGVNGQHRTVAPGYMSENLHVSSESEEDNKPQRDGPSSQKGPAQSALKRTHMRSEECESGSSPSEKKLKT; encoded by the exons atGTGGAAAATGAAGGAGCTGAAGGGCTGCGGTATGCGCTCCTCGGTGGGCTTTCTGTCCCGCAGAGAGCTGACCGGGCAGCCGCTCATGAAGGAGGAGTTCCAGCGGCGCAGGCTAGCCGGCTGCACCAGCCTCTACAAGAAGGACATGCTCGGACACTTCGGCTGCGTCAACGCCATTGAGTTCTCCAACAACGGCGGTGAATGGCTGGTGTCTG GTGGAGATGACCGCCGAGTGCTTCTGTGGCACATGGAAAAAGCCATCCATGCTCGGTCCAAGCCTGTGAAACTGAAAGGGGAGCACCTGTCCAACATCTTCTGCCTGGCCTTTGACAGCACCAACAAAAAGGTCTTCTCTGGTG GAAATGATGAACAGGTGATCCTTCATGATGTGGAGAG AAGGGAAACTCTGAACGTGTTCCTGCACATCGATGCCGTgtacagtctgtctgtcagcccGGTCAATGACAACGTGTTTGCCAGCTCGTCTGACGACGGACGCGTTCTTATCTGGGACACTCGTGAGCCACCTCACGGAG aGCCGTTCTGCTTGGCCAGTTACCCCTCAGCCTTCCACAGCGTGATGTTCAACCCCGTCGAGCCCAGACTGTTGGCGACCGCCAACTCCAAGGAGGGCGTTGGATTATGGGACATCCGCAAACCACGCAG ctcACTGCTGCGTTACGGAGGCAGCATGTCCCTGCAGAGCGCCATGAGCGTTCGCTTCAACAGCACGGGCACCCAGCTGCTGGCGCTGCGTCGCCGCCTGCCGCCCGTCCTCTACGAGCTGCACTCCCGCCTGCCCAGCTTCCAGTTCGACAACCAGGGCTACTTCAACTCCTGCACCATGAAAAGCTGCTGCTTCGCCGGGGACAAAGATCAG taCATCTTATCCGGGTCAGACGACTTCAACCTCTACATGTGGAAAATCCCAAAAGACCCAGAAGCAG gtggcGCTGGTCGTGTGGTGAACGGGGCTTTCATGGTCCTGAAGGGTCATCGCTCCATAGTGAACCAGGTTCGCTTCAACCCTCACACCTACATGATCTGCTCCTCCGGCGTGGAGAAAGTCATCAAG GTGTGGAGTCCCTATCAGCAGCCCGACAGTCTTGGAGACCTGGAGGGCCGTGTGGAGGACAAGTCACGCAGCCTCTACACCCATGAGGAATACATCAGTCTGGTGCTCAACAGCGGCAGCGGCCTGTCTCACGACTACGTCAGCCAGTCCATCCAGGAGGACCCGCGCATGATGGCTTTCTTTGACTCGCTGGTGCGTCGAGAAATCGAGGGCTGGAGCTCAGACTCTGACAGCGACCTGAGCGAGGAGGCTATCATGCAGCTCCACGCCCGTGGCCGCCGCTCTACGCGGGCTACACCGGCGGCTCCCGTCGTTGCCTcggctgctgccgctgctgctgctgctgctgccgccgctgctgctgctgctcaccacagtgactctgataactcctcctcctcctccctggctGGACCGGATGCTTCAGGAGGGGAAGAGCAAGCTGCAGCAGACGGGGAGGAGCAGCCGAGGAGGCGAAGCAGGCATCAGAGGCACCAGTCGGGCTTCCTGGTGAACGAGGACTCAGACTCGAGTGAGTTTTGGCTCGACCCCATGCCTCGGCCTCGTTCTCCGAGCCCCAGGGACAACTCCACACTGTCCAGCCCCACCTCCTCCCCTTCACTTCCTGCTGGagcctccagctcctccacatCCACTTCCAGCTCCAGCAGTGACGACGAGGAACGTCGCAGCGCAGTGAGGCGGCGCAACGTGATGAGGCGGCGACGCATGCACGTGGTCTCAAGAGCTGAGGAGCGACCCGAGTCTGTACAGGCTCTGTTTTCAGCGATCGACTCCTGCAGTTACCCGTCGATCTCAATCGATGACCTGTCTTCCTCCTCGTCCGGCGAGGAACAAAACTCTCTCGAAGTTAAGCCGTGCATCAGCGGCGGCAGAGACGAGGACAAATGTCTGAGCCCTTCGGACTTTGTGTGTCTGAGCCCAGTAATGTCTCCCGAGAGTCAAGAGAATGAGGAAGGGAGTGACAGGACTGAGCAGGGAAGACATTCAGCTGCATCTCCTCCATCACTGGATGCACACAGGACTGAAGGGAGGGCTTCTTTAGAGAGCTCCGATAGCGGAGAGGCGTGTAGCAGCTCGGCGGCTGCAGACAGTAACACTCAGAGCCGGCGTAGCCCTGGAGTGAACGGGCAGCACCGGACTGTGGCACCAGGATACATGAGTGAGAACCTCCATGTGTCCTCAGAATCAGAGGAAGACAACAAGCCACAGAGAGACGGGCCGTCCTCTCAAAAAGGCCCGGCACAGAGCGCTCTGAAACGGACTCATATGAGATCAGAGGAGTGCGAGTCAGGATCCTCACCCTCGGAAAAGAAGTTAAaaacataa